agataactacttataaatattaaaatgataaCCGCGTTGCTGAAAACCTTCTTCTGGGTGACATGGTTGATAAGGCGTTTATATTTTCAGCCAAATCTTCGATGCAACCAACTTTAACGACATTGAAATAAAGTTTACCCATAATACTAGCCGTTGGACtgtctaaattttttagacactGATAGAATGCATTGTCACAATCACAGTGAGatctgcgaaaaaaaatttatttataaaaatacaataatatttatttactcgaaaaattttattaattactcgGCAACTTACTTGCTATACAATGAGTAATTAGTAAGATTATAGCGACTTCGTTGTGCGCGAATTTTCACAGGACACAAATCATGAGTCCGACAACAtctgtgataaaaaattgataattagcGTTATTGATattccatttaattttatttaattaaagaaaaaaaagtttcatgtCAATGTACTACTTACTGATCGATTTCAGTATCTGATCCGAGATCATGATAATTTTCGGCAATGTCTCCAGTTCCACACCATTTAGTACCTAGAGACAATAAAGTGTTTTATTGTCATAGCTAAAGATCAATTTAAACGGTATATAATTATCGAGTATTGATTTTACCTGGCAGTATaccagaaaataaattaagtgcATGAGTGCCAAACATGTTGGCTCTTTCGAATGCTCCTTTGGGTGTACTCTTAATTTTATCTTGAGATCTTTGGATTCTGTCTAACATTTCACATCGATACATTAAACTGGTCATTTGTGAAAATGCTATCTCTGTTGGATGCGATGAGATCGAAAGATTTCCGAGTACCTCTCCAGCTTCATTTGGTTCgctggaacaaaaaaattttcgtcaatATTTTAAGTGACGataagcttatttaataatttaatttaattatttaatcgtTAAAATGTActggataattttttgtaaagtatTATTactagtttaaaaatataaaaagtattaCTATACTCTGTCAGgtgaatagtttttttttttttattaattattaaattaagatgACTTACTAAACTTCAATAATATCACAATTGAgcatttcattattttcattaatatcaaCGACTGCTACTGTCTGATCATGGTAATAAACAGCCCGCTTAAAATCGGGCGATCGTAATTTAACACTAGGTAAAAAAACTCCTCTTAGTCCTTTGTAAGTACTTCTTGCTAAAAGTGGCTGTGATAAACTGATATCCCAGGTCACTAAAAGCTCCAACAACACCAACAACACTTTTACTCCCGAGCTCATGTCTCTGTTGACTGTTTCGCGTCGCGGAAGTCCATGTATTACCGCTCCCGCTTTCGCGATTCTCCTCCTACTCtttcatcattttattttatcagtttccaatataaattcaaaccAGTACAAGTCTTCCTCCTCCAATCTTGGGAGTAAGAGTCAAAGTTTAACACTGGATACTTACGAAAATGTCAGTCAGTCAGTCACCTTACTTACAGAGGTTGCTACATATACCGCGGCTATAGAATGCCTAGATCGATTTAgcttttacataaataatttatacactTGCACTTATCAATTTTCCCTCAAgtctttttttatacttaaaaataaaacgtttACCGGTACTATGTTTTATACTACACTAACCGGGCGACTTGATTCGATAGACTTTAAATTCCACGTTTTCTCATT
This genomic interval from Cotesia glomerata isolate CgM1 linkage group LG1, MPM_Cglom_v2.3, whole genome shotgun sequence contains the following:
- the LOC123259126 gene encoding uncharacterized protein LOC123259126, translated to MSSGVKVLLVLLELLVTWDISLSQPLLARSTYKGLRGVFLPSVKLRSPDFKRAVYYHDQTVAVVDINENNEMLNCDIIEVYEPNEAGEVLGNLSISSHPTEIAFSQMTSLMYRCEMLDRIQRSQDKIKSTPKGAFERANMFGTHALNLFSGILPGTKWCGTGDIAENYHDLGSDTEIDQCCRTHDLCPVKIRAQRSRYNLTNYSLYSKSHCDCDNAFYQCLKNLDSPTASIMGKLYFNVVKVGCIEDLAENINALSTMSPRRRFSATRLSF